The genomic DNA gatttcaaaatttccatTCACTAAGAagtaattgtaattattttcacTCAGAAATTTCCCTGAAATCTACGAATTAACTAAACTTTATGTCCTTCGAGGGATTGTGCTGACTGCACCCGGTTTACCTATTAGATCCCCATCCCCAGCTTCCCTATTAAGCcgggaaaataaaattacaagaaaaattCATGGTAAGAGTTAGGTTCTATAATTCTTACTCAGCATTGGTCCAGACAAGGTAGATTGGCTAGCCATAAATCCAAAAACCCTTTTACAGTAAATCATTCTGAGTGGGAATTGGTGTTCTTTACACAATGCATAATAGCATATAGCTGGTTTAATGGATATCTCAACCAACAAAAATTGCTAGCTTAGTTTTAGTTAAGCATTTGCatcacaaaaaataaataaataaatgaaggaAAATGCATTTAGTGGGTGATAGGAGGTAGGAAGGATTTCAGAAATCCTTACTCTATGTTTGACAGCAAGATAGGATTTCCCCCAGCCAAAAACAGgacaatgaaaaagaaaaggacagaAAACCCATAGCTTCCCGCATCCGACACAATGGCTAAACTCGCAACAAATCGACCTTTTCCCACAACGAGAAATTCGAATCATATAGAGTTCAATCAAAGTTTAGAAGATGAACAAAGCAATCGATCGAGATTCAGCAAATTGATGAAGCAAGATTCCAGTCCGTTCCTTACCTTTGGGTGAGCTCCATCCCGACTCTCGGTCGAGTTCTCTATTTCCTCTCTCCAGCACatcctctctctatctctctataCCTCTCTTTCCCTTGTTTGTTCGTCGATCCCAgccaagaacaaaaaaaaaaacagagggaAATGCAGGGaaagaaggaaggaagaaaacaaatgaaatggaaaaaaCAATGGCGGTGGCAGGATGGCATAAGGGGAATTGAGGGCCACGTGGGGCCCTTTCACCCCTTTCTTTTGTgcgtgtgtgttttttttttaatttccttcaGCAACGTGTATgacatacatataaatatataagcatgtaagtatatgtatatgtgttcTGCTTGCACCTTCTGCTTGAACTTGGCTAATTGAATTGGTCATCCGTTTGATATGATTTACAACATATCCTAAGTTGATATGATTGAAGAAATACATGTGCATATCATTCTGCATCATGCCGCATTTGAAGAGTTAGTCGGAACCCGAAAGGGATAAGTAAAAGCacttgttaattatgaaagtctcatattatatctatataaatgaAGGAACAAGGAAGTTGAACTGACGCATATTTATGCTCTTATTTGGTATATAATCTAACATTTATGCTTGAACTTAATAGGGGCCAAGGAGACCGAGATCATACATCCTAAAAACTCGACTCAATAAGATAATTTTGGGAGTTCAGTGAATACTCCGCTCCATATTAGAATGAGGTTATATTCGGGgtaaatatatgaaatgcaTTTTAGTTaagattaatgaaattaaaagaacaCATGAATCTTGATGCTTATTTGTTAAGATGAAGGTAAGTGAATTCGATCATTATGGTATAGTGTGGATACTGTTGTTGTGATGGCTATGAAACCGCTAATCCAGCGGGATATAAAAAAGGGATGCTAGACTGCTGATTCGGTGGGATATAAATGGGACGCAAAACCGCTGATCCGACGAGATATAAATAAGGACGCTAGACTGCTAATTCGGCGgaatataaaatggacgctAGACTCCTACCGTCGGAGAATAATAGGTGGCCCCCGCTTGTGGTAATCAATATGAGGAGTTGGAGATGAGGTGTGCGGGGttacggtaccgtcataactctgttgtgAGGGAAAATTTCATTTGAGTTTACTAATGTTAAATTGGATGTTGGTATTAAATTTGATGTAGGTAAGTTATGGttgttatttaaatattttggtGGTGAGTTGAGTTATATAAGGTGATATAGAATATGAAATTTAATACTCACTGAGATGTAactcaccccctgcatattTTTTGTTACAGATGAATTAGAAGCTAGACTAGCTGTATTGGAGGACTTTTTGGACTTCGGGGATCAGCGTGGAAGATTTGTAGCTaaatctgtatatatatatatatattaggtaTTAAGTTATGTATAGAATGTTCGTAAATAGTTACGACCTGaaaaattttgtttagttgttCATGGGTGATTTTGAAAAACATGCTAGAAGTTACTTTGAAGGTGTGATATACTTTTTTGATATAAATATGACGTGGTTGGCTAAGATAGATATAGTTGAGATTTTATGGAATTGTTTAACAGGTTTAAATTTGGTAAAATGGATATCGTGATACTCTAAAGGAAACTTCGTAGGATTTTCAGGTCGTGACAACAAGATCATCTGCAAACCCAAGGTGCGTTAGCTTAACTTTCTTGCAAAAAGGATGATATACTAGATGCCCtgaatcatctgctctattgAGGAGTTTTGTAACAACTTCAATGTCCATTACAAACAAATGGGGAGATAGGTgggataaatatttatttttgtaaagaatATTAACATTTTCCTACTATATAAATAATGACGTGGTATCGTAGAAGagtttcatttatatttttgataatgtgACAGCGTAAAAATCAGCTTGGAACTTTGTTTTCATATGTACTATTGACTAACCACTCGTACGTTGCCGCtgatttccttttctcttttgttatttaaaaatataaattacaaacaaCATGGATTAATTCAAATACTCTCACGCTTACTCTCTTTAAGCAAGATCTCGAGTTTTGGTCatgtaaatgaagaaaattcatgattagAAGAGTTTTACTCTTTAGTGGGCCGATCTCACTCAAGCTATTGGATTGTCGGGCCCATTGGACTTCTTGATAAGTGATGTGcacgaaaaaaaattataatataattacaaTGTACTctaattcacaaaaaaaattaaattatagtaACTTAATTGATTTCATATTATAGTTGATAGAtgacaaaatatattatttattaatgcaTGAGTAAATTGACTATGTTATATATTTAGGATTGATCAAATAATTCCgacaatgaaaaaaaaaagtatcatAGAATCCAACAACGTGGTCATAAAGATAATTAACAGATGCAAGAAGTTACTAATAAAAGGGCACATTCATCAATCCAAAATAGTAGACTTCAAAAAACTAATTCGTCTAATCtttgtaaataaaattaaataaatacacTTCAAGATACGATACATCTAACGTATCATTGAGTGTGTATGTACACTATATTGatatatagaaaaacaaaatgaaaagaaaaaatcatttaaatcttagaaattcagaaaataaaaaataggttccgtttgttttcagaatttaattttaagattttaactctaattttaattctacttactgcacaacaaaaattatttattcaaagtaaaaaagataGGCCCCATATATAAACCCACGTACAATttcattatactcaattcaatttttaatattaaattctcctgactatttattactttttcacactttttctcataattcaacaccacaatcattacaacccaattaaaataaaaatcaaccaactaaaatcaaaatccaacTCTCAAACCAAACGTAGCATAAATATTTAGTCTGATCTATTATCGTAAATATCATATTTTCGAAAAAAGAggcatgaaaaaaatttagcaTGTATcttaaccaaaaaaagattAGCACGTACAAGGAATTaagtttaataaaataatagttTAATGAGGTACAGAATTCCAATTGCAAAAATTTTCCTCTTAGAATTTTCCTCTTagaatttttctcttttctgtctcttaaaaggaagagagaagatttttttcaaatgaaaagaaagaatttctTTCCTAAAATGCTTGGTTGATTGACATGTGGCTATatctatagatatatatatatatatataaatagattgacaaaaagggaaaatgaattatatattcTAATCCGTCCAACGCATAAACTTTACgatttgtgtatatatatatataggtacaatcatatatatagtagGGTGACGAAtctcgtgtatatatatatacacacactagTAAGGTTGTCCATGTAATACACAGgaaaactaataaatgaaatcacacaatatatatatatatatataatgagaaACATATATTACTTGATTGGTAATTAAATTCTACTTCAatttaatacatatattacTGCCTGCTATCTGCAACATCACCAATGGAACGGTATCCTCCCTGCTAGTATGTTGTGGCAAGGGATGTCCGTAAGAAGGCTGCCACACTATGAGTACGCAAAGAGCTGGTCGGCAACACGCGTGAGCTCACAAAGAAAGTTTCAGTacctacaaaaaaaaaatgcgcAGAGAGCTGATCTGTTGATGATGAGCTCTGCTCACTCGTGTAAGATCAATAATTCCGAGACGACGGACTAAACTAATTTGTGGGGACGTGCAGGGTCACCTGTAGGGGGTATTAATAACATTCTCCAACAACTATACATCAGACATCTAACGTAACCCCACCTCATCAATGCTCGACGAAAGCGCAAAAGCTCCTGGCCGGGTCACGCTCTCTCTATATCTTGACCTTCTAGTACGCAATGAATCTTCAAAGTAGACATGCACATACTACGTTAATGAAtactattttcatttttcgaGTAACGAAAGATCATACTatgtttcaaaaaaaaaaaaacccatcACATAATGCATCATATGATGCCCAACGAAAGCGAAGAAGCATCTGTTCACGTCATGCTCTCTGACTCTCTCtcgactttctttttttagtatGCAATGAATATTCAAAGTATAGAGTTGCGCGCATAATATACATGTCTGGTCAACCCCAACGCTTGAGATTTCGTTCACACAGTTGCACTAAAATGGCTTGCTAACAATCAATAAAAATCACCAAAGTGATTTCCggttgtaatttaattaacaCATATATGCGTGTCATTATTTTATCGAAATAAGCATTTATTAGTTAATATTCGGCAGAATATTCAGAATGGTACGTAAACTCGTTGCTCTGGCTGAAAATGGAAATACGTAACAGCATCCGAGGTAAGAAACACTTCCACTTATTGTAAACCATTATTGTCCAATGAGAACTAAGGATTAGTCTTGGCTTGATTTATTGTAAACCACTTCTACTTCTTTCACCTTAGAATAGGAAGAATGGAAGctgaaatttcttttattcataaattaaaatgaatggGAAAAATCAATTTCCTCCGACAGCCTTCCGGAGGAAATTAAATGCCCATGATGTTTGGCTATTTACAAAAATGCCACCCGTGAATTTTTTGGCACATGCAAATCGGAGGGAGCAGCATCTCTCAAATTGTATCTCACTGCATAACATCTTCTTTCATATACTCACATTGTGTTTAGATTGATGGTTTGTAAAGGCTTATCTGGGattcctctttctcttttttgtttctttttaagGATTGGGCGATTTTTAAGATTTGAATCtctaaagaagaaaaaatctcCACTGCTAACTACTCAAAACAAATAGTGCCGTTAATTATTTAACCAAAAAGAAGCATATATTAGAGATAGATTAcgaatgtgattttaaaatgttatgcGAAGTAGAAAttagatattttgaattagcACTTTACTCACGGTATAACAAATTCTATACCTAAAGGTTCAATTTGCATGCAATACGCGGGCTTGTAGCTTTGAGGTTTCTCGTACTATCGTGAATTGAAGCTATCCAAGCTAGAGAAGCTCAAAATATTCATGTCGAGTATCACAACACATTGACCTTATCAGGCGAGAAGCTAGATGCTATGCaagtaaatttattatacaTGCCTTCCACTGCCTATATTATAGGCAGTTCCATGTCGATGAAGAAACTAAGGGATAAGTCAAACTTGAAATTATTCCGATCTCTGTGTCAGTTGACGGTTGCATGAAGCTGTTGGGGCGTCCCGAAGGGCTAGCTCGATGGAGTACTCGGAATCCATCGTTGTCCTTGCATATGGTCTAGAGATAGTAACTAACGGTTGACTGAATCTATGGAAGCCGAAGACATCTTGATATCTATCCCTTCTCTTGCCCCAAAAAGAGGTAAAAAATTTGACCGGAAATCAACAGGGTCGCACATCAACAAACCAAGCCTTTTTCCGTCATAATTGAAATgttaggatagatttgaaaatgacttcaaactTCGAGCCTTTTTAAGcaattaaccaaaaaaaatggAACAATAGACGAGGGTGATTCGGTCATTTGCCTTTACTTTCCCGGCAACTTCTTGTCCTCCTTTCGCAAAAGCATCCATGGCAGCTCAGCTCGGCCCCTCTCACTCGCCACCAAACATGTTGAGGTTGATGTACGATAGTAGAAGATAATATGgacgaaaaaataaaagtgacaCACGGAATTGATTACCCAGTTCGTCAGTAATTCTGACTGGAGGCGCCGTCAAGCCAGGTATATCACTATTTTTTAGTTAGTATTACAAGAGATATAAATTGTTGTTTTAAAGGGAACAAACCCTAATTACATCCCTAATGGACCGATCTCGACTTGTATTCACAGTACTTCAAGGTGCATAACTTAACAAAACAGTACAGTGGGTCTGATTTGTTTGTTTAATAAAGAAAGACGAAGACGAAGACCCAACTGTTCCTCGGTCAATGGAAAGTCAACCCGTAATGGCTTCTTCATCCCCCCCAGCCCCTTCTATTATCTTTTTGTGCGGCAAAACTCTGTTATCcgctctcctcctcctcctcctcctcctcttgcttccccccACATTTCCTGAGACTCGTCAAGCAATGACTTCTCCCGATGCTGGTGGTCGCGGCGGGAAGCTGGAGCTCGTTGCTTGCATAGCACTGGTCATCGTTCTCTTGAAGTTCTTCCTTGCTGATTGGCTCGTCTGTCTCCTCCTCGGTGTCATCGAGTTCTTCAAGGAAAGGCTGGCCCCGGACCTCCCTGGAGACCGGAAACCCAACCCCACTCACGGGCCAGCGGAAGCAATGTTGTGACCCTATCTTAACATATGAGTCCTTTCATGATCTTTCCTTCTGGAGATcgagtttgattttgatgatGTGATTATGAACTGTGTGTGTAGGTCGGAGTCGGACCGGGAGTCGCTGCCTCCGGGATGCGAGTACGAAGTCTTCCTGAGCTTCAGGGGACCCGACACCCGCGAGAGTTTCGCTGATTGTTTGTACAACAGCTTGGTAGATGCAGGCATTCGCGTCTTTCGGGACAACGAAGAACTCCGTTTGGGGGATGAGATCGGTCCCAGGCTTCGCCAGGGGATCATGCAGTCGAAGATCTCCATTCCCATATTCTCGAAACGGTATGCTTCCAGCAAATGGTGCCTCAGGGAGCTCTCTCTTATCGCTGAACGCTATAGAGAAAACAAGCAAATCGTGATGCCCATCTTCTTCGATGTTACGCCCGATCAAGTTAAGAATCAGACCGGGAACTACGACGCAGCACTCAGGCAGCACGCTGGGAAGTATCCGCAGTGTGTTGGAGAGTGGAGGAGCGCTCTCTCGGAGCTGGGACGATTGAAAGGATGGCCGTTAAAGGATACTGCAAATGGGTAATGAATTTACCATTATCTTCAGCACCATTTCTTTGTTATTTAGCTGTCTCTGTCTTTTCATTCTTACTTTCAACCTAGTATACTTTGGATCATCGAGATGGAACATTAGCAAAAACTTCCAGTTACTACGGGAAAAATGCGAAGACCATGTTTCCTGTTTTCATCTATTTGCTGCAATTACAGTAGGCTCCTCGCTCTTTCCGTCCTTATAGTCCCAATTAAATTCTGCGCAATGGACTTTGCAGGCACTGGGGACAGTTCATAAAATTAGTAGTTACGAGGGTCCTATATAAACTGAAGAAAGCCCATCTTCCCATGAAGAAAACGTTTGTCGGAATGGAGAGGCACGCAGACGCAGTCATGAGCTTGTTGAACGTTGGAATTGGAGATGTGAGAATTGTTGGGATTTACGGTATCAGGGGTATTGGTAAGACAACTCTTGCCAAGGACATCTATAATAGACTTCTCGACGGTTCTGAGTTTGAAGGCTGTAGCTCCCTGGATAATATTCGAGAGAAATCTTTGCAGCCAAATGGTCTGGAATGGTTGCAAAGTAAGTTAGTTGCCGACATCACGAGGAGCAAACGGGAAGATTTTGGTAGCGTTGATGAAGGTACTAACATGCTAATGGACAGGTTTCGTGACAAGAAAGTTCTCATTCTTCTTGACGATGTTGATCACCTTAAACAGCTCAATGCATTGGTGGCAGAACGAGAATGGTTTGGTCTCGGAAGTCGAATAATTATCACGACAACTGACGGAGGCATATTAAGAGAAGCGCCTCAAGTCGACAGTTCTTACGAGATGGAGGGAATGGAGCAAGATGAAGCTCTCGAACTTTTCAACAAGCATGCTTTTAGAAGTACTGACCCTTCTGCAGACCCTTCCACGGCAAAACTGAATCCTTTGGCGAAAAAGATCGTGAAGGCAACCGGAGGGCTTCCCTTAGCTCTCGAGATTATCGGCAGTTTTTTATACAGCAAAAACAAGGATATATGGAAGGAAACCCTAGagaaattgaaagaaagaCCTGATAAGAAAGTTCTCGATCAGTTAAGGGTCAGTTATGACGACTTAGAAGacgaggaaaaagaaatatttcttGATATTGCATGCTTTTTCATTGGAATGGACAAAAGAGTTGTATTTCACATGTGGAAAGATTGTAAGTTGAACCCCGCACTTGGGATTGAAGTCCTCCGACTGAGGTCTCTTATAAAAATTGGTGACGATAACAGGCTGTGGATGCACAACTGTCTAAGAGATCTCGGCAGGAAGATTgttgaaaaagagaagaaagtaATGGGGATGCCAAGTCGCTTGTGGCGCAGAGATGAAGCAAGAAACATCCTGCAGAATCCTAAGTATAAGGTACCATACCCGTCTTTTAAGTTTAATCAATCGCTCGGCCTCTACCACAAAGTTTAAGCCTTCATAGAGAtacatttttttgttgtttttaagGAGTTCATTGTTCTATAAGATGACTTTTGGCATTGACTCATTAATCACAAGatatcatttcttttttcacagGGAACAGAGAGGATCAAAGCCATTTCCCTGCAATGTGAATTGGGTACATCATTCTGTTATGATGGCGAGCAATTTAAGAATATGTCAAATTTGAGGTTCCTTCGGTTAGTGTATGCTGAGCTTTCGGGAGATATCCGATCTCTGTCGGAGTTGAGATGGCTAAGCTGGCAGAAATCGTCCTTGAAGTTCATGCCCAAAAGTTTACCACTGGCGAAGTTAAAGGTTCTTGATATGTCAGGGAGTGAAGTTAAAGAGGACTGGAGCGCTTGGAGCTCAACCAAGGTATTGGCAATTGATTATCCTTCTTTTGTTTCTATCGTTGAAATAATTGCCGTGTATCCTTCTTAAATTACTCTTTTAAAAACTTTTGTTTAACAGAAGCCTGTGAAGCTGAAGGTTCTTGATCTCAGTAGTTGTCACAAGCTAACGACGACTCCCGACCTTTCCATGTTTAAGCATTTGGAAAGATTGATTCTTGAAGACTCTCAAAGATTGTCAGCCTTTCAC from Punica granatum isolate Tunisia-2019 chromosome 2, ASM765513v2, whole genome shotgun sequence includes the following:
- the LOC116196006 gene encoding TMV resistance protein N-like, with protein sequence MESQPVMASSSPPAPSIIFLCGKTLLSALLLLLLLLLLPPTFPETRQAMTSPDAGGRGGKLELVACIALVIVLLKFFLADWLVCLLLGVIEFFKERLAPDLPGDRKPNPTHGPAEAMSESDRESLPPGCEYEVFLSFRGPDTRESFADCLYNSLVDAGIRVFRDNEELRLGDEIGPRLRQGIMQSKISIPIFSKRYASSKWCLRELSLIAERYRENKQIVMPIFFDVTPDQVKNQTGNYDAALRQHAGKYPQCVGEWRSALSELGRLKGWPLKDTANGHWGQFIKLVVTRVLYKLKKAHLPMKKTFVGMERHADAVMSLLNVGIGDVRIVGIYGIRGIGKTTLAKDIYNRLLDGSEFEGCSSLDNIREKSLQPNGLEWLQSKLVADITRSKREDFGSVDEGTNMLMDRFRDKKVLILLDDVDHLKQLNALVAEREWFGLGSRIIITTTDGGILREAPQVDSSYEMEGMEQDEALELFNKHAFRSTDPSADPSTAKLNPLAKKIVKATGGLPLALEIIGSFLYSKNKDIWKETLEKLKERPDKKVLDQLRVSYDDLEDEEKEIFLDIACFFIGMDKRVVFHMWKDCKLNPALGIEVLRLRSLIKIGDDNRLWMHNCLRDLGRKIVEKEKKVMGMPSRLWRRDEARNILQNPKYKGTERIKAISLQCELGTSFCYDGEQFKNMSNLRFLRLVYAELSGDIRSLSELRWLSWQKSSLKFMPKSLPLAKLKVLDMSGSEVKEDWSAWSSTKKPVKLKVLDLSSCHKLTTTPDLSMFKHLERLILEDSQRLSAFHPTMVDHLQCLSSLNLKGCWRVTNLPERLGSMTKLMELIIDGTSIIQLPDSIGSLQNLQMLSANECHHLQALPDSIGRLNSLVKLSLSHTGVATLPNSVGNLNNMEVLNINSSNISHFPSSLGKLGKLKEINASKCKNLEGDIPAELGKLFSLEVLRLDGTNIKGIPETIRGLPHLQTLHLAGCPKLQSLPELPVSLVSVRVNSPSVEAIPNLCSLINLEELVLSINTLHCEIGSLTRLKVLSIPRCTKIQSLPKLPKSLHKLNISNSLLQILPELSELQNLTELSLENCEKLTNIPGLGYLVNLKSLKVDSCLQITSLSGLEQLKSLRVLQVSSCENLKRLPNLSMLKLSIMNARGCESLIEIEGLDNLYALTDLDIGNCKSIKRLPDLSKLTLLRSFYADGCKKLQGLEGIGKLGELLFLRISGCREIKCLPNLSKLKKLRHLDIAGCEGISEVHGLLELKSIKRIVISRRISLAKLQDILKERDANCDKSSVVNRIITECHNLWRDSRGCLSEAVGASSESINGLAVSISEGSAVAIYPYDNRRDIISAP